One segment of Panicum virgatum strain AP13 chromosome 1K, P.virgatum_v5, whole genome shotgun sequence DNA contains the following:
- the LOC120686738 gene encoding uncharacterized protein LOC120686738 isoform X1, translated as MIGSSLPALPTGDGDELFMQQDWPNLDDAAGLDDDDFNFIVHDSNLTNSFNLMGRREGPNFEPQASPSLGYDHPLIASCSEPIIASTDAVLESMAGNNIAAYHQHQHQFSSVATANNSSNVGSTFYGTGMPMLPRDVLPTRHLSFDFEVKPPVPAVVSSPSTGGYHQYQAEAAALLVASSAPEKPPSGQDMEARTKQLEKRQEAKQRYKDKKKNRKFGKQIMYVSRKVRADTRNRVKGRFAKACSGSGHSGDDQSTQHCDENEQPTDSCL; from the exons ATGATCGGATCGTCATTACCAGCCTTACCGACCGGCGATGGCGATGAGCTCTTCATGCAACAAGACTGGCCCAACCTCGACGACGCAGCAGGACTCGACGATGATGACTTCAACTTCATTGTTCACGACTCCAACTTGACAAACTCCTTCAATCTGATGGGTCGCAGAGAAGGACCTAATTTCGAG CCACAGGCGTCGCCATCGTTGGGTTATGATCACCCGTTAATCGCATCCTGTTCGGAACCCATTATTGCGTCGACTGATGCCGTTCTGGAATCTATGGCCGGTAACAATATTGCAGCTTATCATCAGCATCAGCATCAGTTCAGTTCAGTGGCCACTGCAAACAACAGCAGCAATGTGGGCAGCACGTTCTACGGCACCGGCATGCCGATGCTGCCACGGGACGTGCTCCCGACTAGACACCTGAGCTTCGACTTCGAGGTGAAGCCGCCGGTCCCAGCGGTGGTAAGCAGCCCGTCGACGGGCGGCTACCACCAATatcaggcggaggcggcggccctgctAGTGGCGTCGTCGGCGCCGGAGAAACCACCATCAGGGCAGGACATGGAAGCAAGAACCAAGCAACTCGAGAAGAGGCAGGAGGCTAAGCAGAGGTAcaaggacaagaagaagaacaggAA GTTTGGCAAGCAGATCATGTACGTCTCCCGGAAGGTGCGAGCAGACACACGAAACCGAGTCAAGGGCAGATTTGCAAAGGCGTGCAGCGGCAGTGGCCACAGCGGCGACGATCAGTCTACACAGCATTGCGATGAGAATGAGCAGCCTACAGATTCTTGCCTATAG
- the LOC120686738 gene encoding putative zinc finger protein At1g68190 isoform X2 has protein sequence MGADVLCACCSTLRALLHCAQHGARLCLPCDVRVHAAAQDHRRAPLCDGCHAAPAAARCAHHQALLCAPCARAVGCDADRHARRAARAYTGIPDPAELARILYCECDTAAPPPLSPAPAEWVPDLINVELLPDLPSSSSSSWRDGNITRPDTSDEAADRPRELVCFPFLFDA, from the exons ATGGGCGCCGACGTCCTCTGCGCCTGCTGCTCCACGCTGCGCGCGCTCCTCCACTGCGCCCAGCACGGCGCGCGCCTCTGCCTGCCCTGCGACGTCCgcgtgcacgccgccgcgcaggaccaccgccgcgccccgctctgcgacggctgccacgccgcgcccgccgccgcgcgctgcgcCCACCACCAGGCCTTGCTCTgcgcgccgtgcgcgcgcgccgTCGGCTGCGACGCGGACCGCCACGccaggcgcgccgcgcgcgcctacACGGGGATCCCGGACCCCGCGGAGCTCGCGCGCATCCTCTACTGTGAGTGTGacaccgccgccccgccgcctttgtcgccggcgccggcggagtgGGTCCCCGACCTAATCAACGTCGAACTGCTGCCGGACTtgccgagcagcagcagcagctcttgGCGCGATGGCAATATCACCAGGCCGGACACTAGTGATGAG GCAGCAGATAGACCCCGTGAACTTGTCTGCTTTCCATTTCTGTTTGATGCATAG
- the LOC120693002 gene encoding probable inactive linolenate hydroperoxide lyase: protein MPTCLVPCSFCSRVKEEAAAAPHTIVAFRALAAAIAAVVAPVTRVLNGQLIDRAAQLSSAPPHRGDNSTQLNSTGRNDVRCSAIMLPTFSPTASASAATPPPRPIPGSYGPPVIGALRDRLDYFWFQSQDEFFRRRAAANRSTVFRTNIPPTFPFFVGVDPRVVAVVDAAAFTALFDSTLVDKRDILIGPYNPGAGFTGGTRVGVYLDTEEPEHGRVKEFAMALLHRGAQAWPAELRAAADAMLDAVEADLLAKQQQATGGKASASYLVPLQQCIFRFLCKALVGADPAADWVVDRFGFTILDVWLAVQLLPTQKVGVIQPLEELLIHSFPLPSFVIWPGYHLLYRFVEKHGAETVELAAREHGIGEKDAINNLLFVLGFNAFGGFSVFLPFLVAKIGEASDPAAGLRRRLREEVRATNVGGGDAVFGFKAVRGEMPLVRSTVYEMLRMRPPVPLQFGRARKDFVLRSHGGAGFQVAKGEVLCGYQPLAMRDPEVFDRPEEFVPERFLGDEGQALLQHLFWSNGPENSQPAAGNKQCAAKEVVVDTACMLVAELFRRYDDFEVEGTSFTKLVKRQPAASSSSLSPAPAAAAEPSVK, encoded by the coding sequence ATGCCAACGTGCCTTGTACCTTGCTCCTTCTGTTCTCGTGTGAAGGAAGAAGCCGCTGCTGCCCCCCACACGATTGTCGCGTTCCGCGCGCTGGCAGCAGCTATAGCAGCCGTCGTTGCACCTGTCACTCGAGTACTTAACGGTCAGCTGATCGATCGAgcagctcagctcagctcagcaCCACCACACAGGGGAGATAACTCAACTCAACTCAACTCAACTGGGAGGAACGACGTACGTTGTTCGGCCATCATGCTGCCGACCTTCTCGCCGACGGCGAGCGCCTCGGCGGcgacgcctccgccgcggccgatACCAGGCAGCTACGGGCCGCCGGTGATCGGCGCGCTCCGGGACCGCCTGGACTACTTCTGGTTCCAGAGCCAGGACGAGTTCTttcggcggcgcgccgccgcgaaccGGAGCACCGTGTTCCGCACCAACATCCCACCCACGTTCCCCTTCTTCGTCGGCGTCGACCCGCGCGTGGTCGCCGTCGtggacgccgccgccttcaCCGCGCTCTTCGACAGCACCCTCGTCGACAAGCGCGACATCCTCATCGGACCCTACAACCCCGGCGCCGGCTTCACCGGCGGCACCCGCGTCGGCGTCTACCTCGACACGGAGGAGCCCGAGCACGGGCGCGTCAAGGAGTTCGCCATGGCCCTCCTCCACCGCGGCGCCCAGGCCTGGCccgccgagctccgcgccgccgccgacgccatgcTCGACGCCGTGGAGGCCGACCTCCTCGccaagcagcagcaggccaCCGGCGGCAAGGCCTCCGCCAGCTACCTCGTGCCGCTGCAGCAATGCATCTTCCGGTTCCTCTGCAAGGCGCTCGTCGgcgccgaccccgccgccgacTGGGTAGTGGACAGGTTCGGCTTCACCATCCTGGACGTGTGGCTGGCCGTGCAGCTCCTGCCCACGCAGAAGGTGGGCGTCATCCAGCCGCTGGAGGAGCTGCTCATCCACTCCTTCCCGCTGCCGTCGTTCGTGATCTGGCCGGGCTACCACCTGCTCTACCGCTTCGTGGAGAAGCACGGCGCGGAGACCGTCGAGCTCGCGGCCAGGGAGCACGGCATCGGCGAGAAGGATGCCATCAACAACCTCCTCTTCGTGCTCGGGTTCAACGCGTTCGGCGGCTTCTCGGTGTTCCTGCCGTTCCTGGTGGCCAAGATCGGCGAGGCCTCTGAcccggcggcggggctgcggcggcggctgcgggaggAGGTGCGCGCCACcaatgtcggcggcggcgacgccgtgtTCGGGTTCAAGGCCGTCCGGGGGGAGATGCCGCTGGTGCGGTCGACGGTGTACGAGATGCTCCGGATGCGGCCGCCGGTGCCGCTGCAGTTCGGGCGCGCGCGGAAGGACTTCGTGCTCCGGtcgcacggcggcgccggcttcCAGGTGGCCAAGGGCGAGGTGCTGTGTGGGTACCAGCCGCTGGCGATGCGGGACCCGGAGGTGTTCGACCGGCCGGAGGAGTTCGTGCCGGAGCGCTTCCTCGGCGACGAGGGGCAGGCGCTGCTGCAGCACCTCTTCTGGTCCAACGGGCCGGAGAACTCGCAGCCGGCGGCCGGGAACAAGCAGTGCGCCGCaaaggaggtggtggtggacaCGGCCTGCATGCTCGTCGCCGAGCTCTTCCGGCGGTACGACGACTTCGAGGTGGAGGGCACGTCCTTCACCAAGCTCGTCAAgaggcagccggcggcgagctcgagctccttGTCCCCCGCACCCGCCGCAGCGGCGGAGCCAAGTGTCAAGTGA
- the LOC120688762 gene encoding pentatricopeptide repeat-containing protein At2g37230-like → MARRHLAYPLHLPLLSRKPLAPALLAHRARCSSSTLDTPAPAPAVEAPAEAADTSPAAAAPANPPLREEPLHETVLHMIRRRQWTTRLENSIRLLSPTLDAPLVHGVISGAAAAGRADLALQFFRFAYRRAGFRPDRDTFALLVPALASRRMLNHARCLVLDTMPSFSIAPDEATLASLIAAYGKAAIPQEAVRLFRMMPDLGIPRTALSYNAVLKAILCRGREAMARRIYNAMIAEGVAPDLSTYNTLIWGFGLCKKMETAVRVFGDMKTHGVAPDATTYNTLLNAWVRAGDLESARKVFDEMTGEGIERNSVSYNVMIKGYVEAKKVEEAVALFTEMGEKGVRLSEKTFAALLPGLCDDQGRVAEARKAVDDMAERRLTPKDKSVFLRLVTTLCRAGDLDGALEVHRKSGQFKHLLVDPRQHGVLMESLCAGGKCDSAVEVLDELMEKGTLLSPKSPVLEASAYNPVIEYLCNNGSTTKAETFFRQLMKKGVDDKAAFNSLIRGHAKEGVPEAAQEILAIMTRREVPTDPESHTLLVDSFLKKNDPADAKTALDGMMQQGHLPSPALFKSVMEALFNDGRVQTASRVMKSMIEKGVTENMDMAHKILEALFMRGHVEEGIGRVNLMVENGCMPDLDKLLVGLCENDRVMEAQKLADFALDRDFDVSFSTYDRVLEALYTEEKTLPAYSMLCKIKNKGGVVNQKGCDALMESLKSEGYSKQADILSRILTENAPSTSKRGKRVAMGA, encoded by the coding sequence atggcgcgccgccacctcgctTACCCCCTCCACCTCCCGCTCCTCTCCCGCAAGCCCCTCGCGCCAGCCCTTCTCGCCCACCGCGCGCGATGCAGCTCCTCCACCCTCGACACCcctgcccccgcccccgccgtcgaggcgccggcggaggccgcggacacctcgccggcggcggcggcgcccgccaaCCCGCCCCTCCGCGAGGAGCCCCTCCACGAGACGGTCCTGCACATGATCCGGCGCCGCCAGTGGACCACGCGCCTCGAGAACTCCATCCGCCTGCTCTCGCCCACCCTCGACGCGCCGCTCGTCCACGGCGTcatctccggcgccgccgccgcgggccgcgccgACCTCGCGCTCCAGTTCTTCCGCTTCGCCTACCGCCGGGCCGGCTTCCGCCCGGACCGCGACACCTTCGCGCTCCTCGTCCCGGCGCTCGCCTCCCGCCGCATGCTCAACCACGCGCGCTGCCTCGTCCTCGACACCATGCCCTCCTTCTCCATCGCGCCCGACGAGGCCACGCTCGCCTCGCTCATCGCCGCCTACGGCAAGGCCGCCATCCCGCAGGAGGCCGTCAGGCTCTTCCGGATGATGCCCGACCTCGGCATCCCCCGCACCGCGCTCTCCTACAACGCCGTCCTCAAGGCCATACTCTGCCGCGGCCGCGAGGCCATGGCCAGGCGGATCTACAACGCCATGATCGCCGAGGGTGTCGCCCCGGACTTGTCCACCTACAACACATTGATCTGGGGGTTCGGCCTCTGCAAGAAGATGGAGACCGCCGTCAGGGTGTTTGGGGACATGAAGACTCATGGGGTCGCGCCTGATGCAACCACTTATAACACCCTGCTCAATGCTTGGGTGCGGGCAGGTGATCTGGAGAGTGCACGCAAGGTGTTCGATGAAATGACTGGGGAGGGGATTGAACGGAACTCGGTCTCATACAATGTCATGATCAAGGGGTATGTTGAAGCCAAAAAGGTGGAGGAGGCAGTGGCATTGTTCACGGAGATGGGCGAGAAGGGTGTGAGGTTGAGCGAGAAGACATTTGCTGCATTGCTGCCAGGCCTTTGTGATGATCAGGGGAGGGTGGCGGAAGCCCGGAAGGCAGTGGATGACATGGCAGAGCGGCGGCTCACGCCTAAGGACAAGTCGGTGTTTCTGAGGCTGGTGACGACGCTGTGCAGAGCTGGGGATTTGGATGGGGCATTGGAGGTGCACCGGAAGAGCGGGCAGTTCAAGCATCTTCTCGTGGATCCGAGACAGCATGGAGTGTTGATGGAAAGCCTTTGCGCAGGCGGGAAGTGTGATAGTGCTGTTGAGGTGCTAGATGAGCTGATGGAGAAGGGCACACTGCTGAGCCCAAAGAGTCCTGTGCTTGAAGCATCAGCGTATAACCCGGTGATTGAGTATCTGTGCAACAATGGTAGCACCACCAAGGCCGAGACATTCTTCAGGCAGCTGATGAAGAAAGGTGTGGATGACAAGGCTGCATTCAACAGTCTTATCCGTGGGCATGCAAAAGAAGGTGTGCCTGAGGCAGCTCAGGAGATTCTTGCCATTATGACACGCCGTGAGGTCCCAACTGACCCTGAATCACACACGCTGCTAGTTGATAGCTTCCTGAAGAAGAATGACCCAGCAGATGCAAAGACAGCATTGGATGGCATGATGCAACAGGGTCACCTGCCGAGCCCAGCTCTGTTCAAGTCTGTCATGGAGGCTCTCTTCAATGATGGACGTGTTCAGACTGCAAGTAGGGTCATGAAGAGTATGATCGAGAAGGGGGTTACTGAGAACATGGACATGGCGCATAAGATACTTGAAGCTCTCTTCATGAGGGGACATGTGGAGGAGGGGATCGGTCGTGTCAATCTGATGGTTGAAAATGGCTGTATGCCTGATCTAGATAAGTTACTGGTTGGCCTTTGTGAGAATGACAGAGTGATGGAGGCGCAGAAGCTGGCTGATTTCGCGTTGGACAGGGACTTTGATGTTAGCTTCTCAACCTACGACAGAGTCCTGGAGGCCCTGTACACTGAGGAGAAGACATTGCCTGCCTACTCCATGCTTTGCAAGATCAAGAACAAAGGAGGTGTTGTCAATCAGAAAGGTTGCGATGCTTTGATGGAGAGCTTAAAATCTGAAGGGTACTCAAAGCAAGCAGATATTTTGTCTAGGATCTTGACAGAGAATGCACCATCGACTTCCAAGAGGGGCAAAAGGGTTGCCATGGGTGCTTAG